A region from the Silene latifolia isolate original U9 population chromosome 7, ASM4854445v1, whole genome shotgun sequence genome encodes:
- the LOC141592151 gene encoding protein PTST homolog 3, chloroplastic, whose protein sequence is MAVHPQFLALPPSHHNYQNSNPLLSLSFHSILHPNSNHLYAKHSIVCLASSNKSRASRKLMSDEELRNCLKDFVSSLGLPHDHVPSTKQLSHHGRKDLANIVRRRGHKLIKELLTNATKPTTDEYDSLENLNGEFNETQADEEIGQEEKVTDYSEESTDLINDESPLDASLAMTPESAACSDNESPLSEESPVSLREKVENFMKYGQLDAVEDDAVKLMNHGEEKLTPDKSSTGSNGTLILQKSFSPPAEEIYTREIHLSTQSQQNIDFDLGMSSEGNTIQSSKMDNEVEIDRLKLMLHQKELELSRLKKDIEKEKEALSILQTKAEDEISKAQQLITEKEAELQVAEDSLSGLVEAKIYYSGEGQVVEVAGSFNGWHQRIKMDPQISSVIVDPIDSRKSRLWSATLWLYPGVYEMKFIVDGQWRIDPQREITLRHGVENNVLRVDR, encoded by the exons ATGGCAGTCCATCCTCAGTTTCTTGCTCTTCCTCCCTCCCATCACAATTACCAAAATTCCAATCCCTTATTATCCTTGTCGTTTCATTCAATTTTACACCCTAATTCCAATCACTTGTACGCTAAACATTCAATTGTATGTCTTGCTTCTTCCAACAAATCTAG GGCAAGCAGGAAGCTTATGAGTGATGAGGAGCTTAGGAATTGTCTCAAGGATTTTGTGTCATCACTTGGTCTGCCTCATGACCATGTTCCTTCTACTAAGCAGCTCTCTCACCATGGAAG GAAAGATCTAGCAAACATTGTTAGAAGGAGAGGCCATAAACTTATTAAAGAACTTCTTACTAATGCTACAAAACCAACAACAGACGAGTATGATTCGTTGGAGAACTTGAATGGAGAATTCAACGAAACTCAAGCAGATGAAGAAATAG GTCAGGAGGAAAAGGTGACTGATTACAGTGAAGAGTCAACTGATCTGATAAATGACGAGTCTCCTCTTGATGCTAGCTTGGCGATGACGCCTGAATCAGCTGCCTGCTCTGATAATGAAAGTCCTTTGTCTGAGGAATCACCAGTTTCTTTGCGGGAAAAGGTTGAAAATTTCATGAAATATGGCCAGTTGGATGCTGTTGAAG ATGATGCAGTAAAACTAATGAACCATGGAGAGGAAAAACTTACTCCTGATAAAAGTAGTACAGGTTCAAATGGTACCCTTATTTTACAAAAATCATTTTCTCCTCCAGCAGAAGAAATATATACAAG GGAAATTCATCTTTCCACTCAAAGCCAACAAAACATTGATTTTGACCTGGGGATGAGCAGTGAG GGTAACACAATCCAGTCCAGCAAAATGGACAACGAAGTTGAAATCGATCGTCTCAAGCTCATGCTG CATCAGAAGGAGTTGGAGCTATCTCGGTTGAAGAAAGATATTGAGAAGGAAAAG GAGGCACTGTCAATTCTGCAAACAAAGGCTGAAGATGAGATTAGCAAGGCTCAACAGCTTATAACAGAAAAGGAGGCTGAATTACAGGTTGCTGAAGACAGCCTCTCAGGACTTGTGGAG GCCAAGATTTACTATTCAGGAGAAGGTCAAGTGGTAGAGGTAGCGGGTAGCTTCAATGGATGGCATCAAAGAATCAAAATGGATCCTCAGATATCTTCAGTTATCGTCGACCCTATTGACTCCAG GAAATCAAGGCTTTGGTCGGCAACATTATGGCTTTATCCGGGGGTTTATGAG ATGAAATTCATTGTTGATGGTCAGTGGAGAATCGATCCCCAGAGAGAGATAACCCTACGGCACGGTGTAGAAAACAATGTTCTTCGAGTTGATCGGTAG